Proteins from a genomic interval of Blastocatellia bacterium:
- a CDS encoding O-antigen ligase family protein, with the protein MIVLLALFCVFAPHSIALSQMAFFTSLALWILHLIWRRRAPVPWSVLDRPILAFVGFTLLSAIFSYEPAVSVRKLASVSLVLLFFLVTRQVRAARSARTLVVLMVASCLVNVGYVFWQKFAGHGLKIVQMSVDSPLGAAGLRPGDVILELNDRAVDSLEEMVESARRSGQSRVELFFYRPEIYIRQQVAVDQWRDVSSVGVVVAPWREFRAAGFYGWNYFTYAEVLQLLTAIACGIWLQARRKRSWLFVWLTLVVLAMSAAIVLTLTRAVWIGFAAALLVMAVRSGQRWVLALLLIAGLMVAPVAVKMLYKTRGQPMLSRAEPSTAYRLTIWQEGARLLIRQPRHWLVGVGMDSLKTRWREWGLFQGGRLPVGHMHSTPLQVALERGLPAFLCLVWWFGVYLRLLWRLTGERLSAWDWLSQGVLIGILGGTVGFLVSSLAHYNFGDSEVIMIVYFLMAVAVVMDRAGPFAGEEPGRRASTGAA; encoded by the coding sequence ATGATTGTCCTGCTCGCGCTCTTCTGCGTGTTTGCTCCGCATTCAATTGCCTTGAGCCAGATGGCGTTTTTCACGTCGCTGGCGCTCTGGATCCTACACCTGATTTGGAGGCGGCGCGCGCCGGTTCCTTGGTCGGTGCTGGATCGGCCTATACTGGCCTTTGTGGGGTTCACGCTCCTGTCGGCGATCTTTTCTTATGAGCCAGCCGTCAGTGTGAGAAAGCTGGCGAGCGTCAGCTTAGTGTTGCTGTTTTTTCTTGTCACCAGACAAGTCCGCGCGGCCCGGTCGGCGCGAACGCTCGTCGTGCTGATGGTCGCCTCCTGCTTGGTGAACGTGGGATATGTGTTCTGGCAAAAATTCGCTGGTCATGGATTGAAGATCGTTCAGATGAGCGTTGACAGTCCGCTCGGAGCCGCCGGCTTACGTCCTGGCGATGTGATCCTCGAGCTCAACGACCGGGCTGTTGATTCGCTGGAAGAGATGGTCGAATCTGCGCGTCGGTCGGGGCAGTCACGTGTCGAGTTGTTTTTTTATCGGCCGGAGATTTACATTCGGCAACAGGTGGCTGTTGACCAATGGCGTGATGTTAGCTCAGTTGGAGTTGTTGTAGCGCCGTGGCGCGAATTTCGCGCTGCCGGCTTCTATGGATGGAATTATTTTACCTATGCTGAAGTTCTCCAGTTACTGACAGCGATTGCATGTGGAATTTGGCTTCAAGCGAGGCGGAAACGATCCTGGTTATTTGTTTGGTTGACGCTCGTGGTCCTGGCGATGAGCGCCGCGATTGTTCTGACGTTGACGCGGGCGGTATGGATTGGTTTTGCGGCGGCGTTGCTGGTGATGGCGGTTCGTTCCGGTCAACGGTGGGTGCTCGCGCTACTGCTGATCGCTGGGTTGATGGTCGCGCCGGTGGCGGTGAAGATGCTCTACAAGACACGCGGGCAACCGATGCTCTCGCGGGCGGAGCCGAGCACGGCGTATCGGTTGACGATTTGGCAGGAGGGAGCCCGGCTGCTCATCCGTCAGCCACGTCATTGGTTGGTGGGGGTTGGAATGGATAGCCTGAAGACGCGCTGGCGTGAGTGGGGACTCTTTCAAGGCGGCAGGTTGCCGGTTGGTCACATGCATTCGACGCCGCTGCAGGTTGCGCTTGAGCGGGGCCTTCCAGCGTTCTTGTGTTTGGTCTGGTGGTTTGGCGTTTACCTGCGCTTGCTATGGCGATTGACGGGTGAGCGGTTGTCCGCGTGGGATTGGCTCAGCCAGGGTGTATTGATCGGTATACTGGGTGGGACGGTCGGATTTCTCGTCAGCTCGCTTGCTCATTACAATTTTGGAGATTCCGAGGTCATCATGATCGTCTATTTTCTCATGGCCGTCGCTGTGGTGATGGATCGAGCTGGGCCGTTTGCTGGTGAGGAGCCTGGTCGGCGCGCATCAACGGGTGCCGCCTGA
- a CDS encoding S41 family peptidase gives MNRITRISIVGLLIASLACATAFSVTGRTKAVDELTIAADFAEAVSLVETYYADSINYEEITKMAILGMLHTLDPHSSYYDRREFTRFRIEQTSQYFGIGATIGARNGKVFILAPFADTPAYRAGLRYGDQIVAIDGESTETWSSTQVSSRLRGPRGTPVEVRVQRAGEATPRTFKLTRDAVPLPSISGAYFVRPGIGYINFQLRGFNTTTDEEMNKALKRLESGGLKALIIDMRSNPGGLLDQAVKMAEKFLFKGQLILTQKSRSNKRESTKRYESQNPNPLLLPLVVIVNGGTASAAEIVTAAIQEHDRGMVVGEPTFGKALVQTVLPLSFGAGLTLTTAKYLTPSGRSIQRAYTNLSFYDYYFKNRSDGPNGSSTVPTGPAFRTDAGRTVYGEGGITPDVAVPATQLTEAQSRLQGAIFAFTRELVAGLIPGLESYRVSSLTLDHTLGEKEYRISDQVLQAFTKFATSRKDEFRLSPGLIESNKEFIRTFIRYEVVTAAYGLETAAQALNDTDIQLLKAIEVMPKAAELANTYRTRANRATAK, from the coding sequence ATGAATCGGATCACCAGAATAAGCATCGTCGGATTGTTGATTGCAAGCTTGGCCTGCGCCACGGCGTTCTCTGTGACCGGCCGCACGAAAGCAGTGGACGAACTGACCATCGCCGCGGATTTTGCTGAAGCCGTCTCTTTGGTCGAGACCTATTACGCCGATTCGATCAACTACGAAGAGATCACGAAAATGGCCATTCTCGGCATGCTGCATACGCTTGATCCGCACTCCAGCTACTATGATCGCCGAGAATTCACCCGATTCCGCATCGAGCAAACCAGCCAGTACTTCGGCATCGGCGCCACGATTGGCGCCCGTAACGGCAAGGTCTTCATCCTGGCGCCGTTTGCTGACACACCGGCCTACCGCGCCGGGCTGCGGTACGGCGATCAGATCGTGGCCATTGACGGAGAATCCACCGAGACGTGGTCCTCAACACAAGTCTCCAGCCGACTGCGTGGCCCACGCGGCACGCCGGTCGAAGTCCGGGTACAACGCGCCGGCGAAGCGACACCTCGTACCTTCAAGCTCACCCGCGATGCTGTGCCATTGCCCAGCATCAGTGGCGCTTACTTCGTCCGCCCAGGAATCGGTTACATCAACTTTCAACTGCGCGGCTTCAATACGACAACCGATGAAGAAATGAACAAAGCTCTGAAGCGATTGGAAAGCGGTGGCCTCAAGGCTCTCATCATTGACATGCGCAGTAACCCCGGCGGACTGCTGGATCAGGCAGTGAAAATGGCAGAAAAGTTTTTGTTCAAAGGCCAGCTCATCCTGACCCAAAAGAGCCGATCCAACAAACGTGAATCAACCAAACGCTATGAGTCACAAAATCCCAACCCGTTGCTGCTGCCTTTAGTGGTCATTGTCAACGGCGGCACGGCCTCAGCCGCCGAAATCGTCACAGCAGCCATCCAGGAACATGACCGCGGGATGGTCGTGGGTGAACCGACGTTTGGCAAAGCGCTTGTTCAAACTGTTTTGCCGCTGTCGTTCGGCGCTGGCCTCACGCTGACAACAGCCAAGTATCTCACCCCCAGCGGACGCTCCATTCAACGCGCGTACACCAACCTCTCTTTCTACGACTACTATTTCAAGAACCGGAGCGATGGCCCGAACGGCTCTTCTACAGTTCCGACCGGCCCGGCATTCCGCACTGACGCTGGCCGCACTGTCTATGGCGAAGGAGGCATCACGCCGGATGTCGCTGTCCCTGCCACCCAACTAACAGAAGCACAAAGCCGGCTGCAAGGCGCCATCTTCGCCTTCACGCGCGAGCTAGTGGCCGGCTTGATACCGGGGCTTGAATCTTATCGCGTCAGTAGCTTGACACTTGATCACACGTTGGGAGAGAAAGAGTACCGGATTTCCGATCAGGTGCTTCAAGCGTTCACCAAGTTTGCCACGTCTCGAAAGGATGAGTTCCGCCTTTCACCAGGCTTGATCGAATCCAACAAGGAGTTCATCCGCACATTTATCCGATATGAGGTGGTCACGGCTGCTTACGGACTAGAAACAGCAGCGCAAGCGTTGAACGACACGGACATTCAATTACTGAAAGCCATCGAGGTGATGCCGAAGGCTGCTGAACTAGCCAACACGTATAGAACACGAGCGAACCGCGCCACAGCTAAATAA
- a CDS encoding sugar phosphate nucleotidyltransferase yields MKGVILAGGLGTRLHPCTLVTNKHLLPVYNKPMIYYPLQTLVDAGIRDIMIVTGGNNAGDFLRLLGNGKEFGLQHLNYAYQQGEGGIAEALGLAAHFADGHLVCVMLGDNVIEKSIAPYVQRFLEQGAGAKILLKEVPDPQRFGVPQIENGRIVRIEEKPAVPASPYAVTGIYMYDSDVFDIIKQLKPSQRGELEITDVNNVYIERGLMTYDILDGWWTDAGTFESLLLANNLVAQACRSAAR; encoded by the coding sequence ATCAAAGGCGTCATCTTGGCCGGCGGGCTAGGGACACGATTGCATCCTTGCACGCTGGTGACCAACAAGCACCTGCTGCCGGTTTACAACAAACCGATGATTTATTACCCGCTGCAAACGCTCGTGGATGCCGGCATTCGTGACATCATGATCGTGACCGGCGGCAATAACGCAGGCGATTTCTTGCGCCTGCTGGGCAACGGCAAAGAGTTCGGACTGCAACATCTGAACTACGCTTACCAGCAAGGTGAAGGCGGCATCGCTGAAGCGCTCGGTCTGGCTGCCCATTTCGCTGACGGCCATCTCGTGTGTGTCATGTTGGGCGATAACGTCATCGAAAAGTCCATCGCCCCGTATGTTCAACGGTTCCTCGAGCAGGGCGCCGGAGCCAAAATCCTTCTGAAAGAAGTGCCCGACCCCCAACGATTCGGCGTCCCACAGATCGAGAACGGCCGCATTGTTCGTATCGAAGAGAAACCAGCCGTGCCCGCCTCGCCCTACGCCGTCACAGGCATCTACATGTACGATTCCGATGTGTTCGACATCATCAAACAACTGAAGCCGAGCCAGCGCGGCGAACTGGAGATCACCGATGTCAATAACGTCTACATCGAGCGAGGCCTGATGACGTATGACATCCTGGACGGTTGGTGGACCGATGCCGGCACATTCGAGAGCCTGCTCCTAGCCAACAACCTCGTGGCCCAAGCATGCCGATCGGCGGCGCGATGA
- a CDS encoding ribbon-helix-helix domain-containing protein, giving the protein MESDITIEEKSSDDTPQQSLDVTKPAESSRPSADALEELAASVKEFAAKIPDSISKVVERALSGRDVPLMVRVNDETLRRIDQLVESGVFQNRSESVAFLISEGIKAQSALFEQIESKVQEIEKLREELKNIIRQQRGEQ; this is encoded by the coding sequence ATGGAATCAGACATCACCATCGAAGAGAAATCTAGTGATGATACGCCCCAGCAGTCATTGGACGTTACCAAACCGGCTGAATCATCGCGACCATCTGCTGACGCGCTCGAAGAGCTGGCAGCATCGGTCAAAGAATTTGCTGCCAAAATCCCTGACTCGATTTCCAAGGTAGTCGAACGCGCCTTGTCAGGTCGCGACGTGCCGTTGATGGTGCGCGTCAACGATGAAACATTGCGGCGCATTGATCAGTTGGTTGAATCGGGCGTCTTTCAGAATCGCTCAGAGAGCGTCGCCTTTCTGATTAGCGAAGGTATCAAAGCCCAGTCAGCTCTGTTTGAACAAATTGAATCGAAGGTTCAAGAGATTGAAAAATTGCGCGAGGAGTTGAAAAACATTATTCGCCAGCAACGTGGGGAGCAGTGA
- a CDS encoding serine protease, translating to MIEVGECVILVGHKRGDRVHLPEGDTFIGDVAGCHLQLSDLGLNGGHYGIVARIVFDGRQYALVVMNSSLPVWLNDQPAEQHTTLRDRDVIGFDGQSRAVEFRLARSSEDVQQLGDDPAEKEGAEARAIGAHAETQKARMRAFFARKRRWLIILAFLAGVTLLVALHVRIHRALNALTRQVNQQQETLLGIQARLEQMRRDVEAARATFQGESGLIGRIATTYSPSICLIESGYRFVERGTGKWLREASTPEGSIAIFEGDSKFYVTTDEVGPLIEETVIGTGFIISPGLILTNLHVARPWWKDEASNQIIRRGFIPRATALKAYFPSVSEPVRLEILGASEGYDLAVCRFDRGELSVPIPPLADAHTVVEVGQSVVLLGYPAGVEGLLTRLDESVAQSITRATSLRVTEVTQELARRGLIRPLPTQGRITALTPTRIIHDAATASGGSGGPLFNKDGVVVGIIYAVTEFPASNLAVPVNVIRDFLKQHGVGL from the coding sequence ATGATTGAGGTTGGTGAATGTGTCATACTGGTCGGCCACAAGCGGGGCGACCGAGTCCACCTTCCGGAGGGGGATACCTTCATTGGAGATGTCGCCGGCTGCCATCTTCAATTAAGTGATCTAGGGCTGAACGGCGGACACTACGGGATTGTAGCGCGGATTGTCTTTGATGGTCGCCAGTATGCGCTTGTGGTCATGAATTCAAGTCTGCCCGTGTGGTTGAATGACCAGCCGGCTGAGCAACACACCACGCTTCGGGACCGTGATGTGATTGGCTTTGATGGGCAATCACGAGCGGTGGAATTTCGGTTAGCTCGCAGCTCTGAAGACGTGCAGCAACTTGGTGACGATCCTGCCGAAAAGGAAGGCGCTGAGGCGCGCGCAATCGGAGCACATGCGGAGACCCAAAAAGCACGTATGCGGGCGTTCTTCGCGCGGAAACGTCGTTGGCTTATCATCCTGGCGTTCCTGGCAGGAGTGACGCTGCTTGTTGCCTTGCACGTTCGGATTCACCGGGCGCTGAATGCGCTAACGCGGCAAGTGAACCAACAACAAGAAACTTTGCTCGGCATTCAGGCGCGCCTGGAACAGATGCGACGTGACGTAGAGGCGGCGCGAGCCACGTTTCAGGGCGAGTCCGGGTTGATCGGGCGGATTGCGACCACCTACAGCCCCAGTATTTGCCTGATCGAAAGTGGCTATCGGTTCGTTGAGCGGGGCACGGGAAAGTGGCTGCGCGAGGCATCAACGCCTGAAGGAAGCATTGCGATTTTTGAAGGCGACAGCAAATTCTATGTGACAACGGATGAAGTCGGGCCGCTCATTGAAGAGACGGTCATTGGGACTGGGTTTATTATCAGTCCGGGTCTGATTCTGACCAATCTGCACGTGGCCCGACCGTGGTGGAAGGACGAAGCTTCCAATCAGATTATTCGGCGCGGATTCATCCCGCGCGCGACGGCGTTGAAAGCATATTTTCCAAGTGTCAGTGAGCCGGTTCGGTTGGAGATACTGGGAGCCTCGGAAGGCTATGATCTAGCCGTTTGTCGGTTTGACCGAGGGGAATTATCGGTGCCAATTCCGCCGCTTGCTGACGCGCACACGGTGGTTGAGGTTGGCCAGTCTGTCGTGTTGTTGGGGTATCCGGCGGGTGTGGAAGGGCTGCTGACGCGGCTGGATGAAAGCGTGGCGCAAAGCATCACGCGGGCTACTTCGTTGCGTGTGACGGAAGTGACGCAGGAGCTGGCGCGGCGTGGGTTGATTCGACCCTTGCCAACGCAGGGGCGCATTACGGCTTTGACGCCGACACGCATCATTCATGATGCGGCCACGGCAAGCGGTGGGTCGGGCGGCCCGTTATTCAATAAGGACGGCGTGGTGGTTGGCATTATTTACGCCGTCACTGAGTTTCCTGCGTCCAACCTGGCAGTCCCCGTCAACGTGATCCGCGATTTTCTCAAGCAGCATGGAGTGGGGCTTTGA
- the ccsA gene encoding cytochrome c biogenesis protein CcsA, with amino-acid sequence MKTATAVANWISPTQKGIVPASWLDEFGSRLELVFRGSPVAIASMFVATALTAFVVVFALKRDRFLEAAPSLAVLDDLTYKSVTVAFPLLTLMTITGAVWANESWGRYWGWDPKETWALITCICYAIFLHTRIVHGWKGRKTAMFAVIGFISVIFTYLGVSFILPGLHSYATL; translated from the coding sequence ATGAAGACGGCGACGGCGGTGGCCAATTGGATTTCGCCAACGCAGAAGGGAATTGTTCCGGCCTCATGGTTGGATGAGTTCGGTTCGAGGCTGGAACTGGTCTTTCGTGGCAGTCCCGTAGCCATTGCCAGCATGTTTGTCGCCACTGCGCTGACGGCGTTCGTGGTCGTGTTTGCGTTGAAGCGGGATCGGTTTCTGGAAGCGGCGCCGTCGTTAGCCGTGTTAGATGATTTGACGTACAAGTCCGTCACCGTCGCGTTTCCGTTGCTAACGCTGATGACGATCACGGGCGCGGTGTGGGCCAATGAATCATGGGGCCGCTACTGGGGCTGGGACCCAAAGGAAACGTGGGCGCTGATCACCTGCATTTGCTATGCGATCTTTCTGCATACGCGGATCGTCCATGGTTGGAAAGGGCGCAAGACGGCCATGTTTGCTGTGATTGGGTTTATCTCGGTGATCTTCACCTATCTTGGCGTGAGCTTCATTCTACCTGGGTTGCACTCTTACGCCACGCTGTGA